In Pseudomonas leptonychotis, the genomic stretch TGGTGCATCGAAAACCGGTGGTCAGCAGCATGCGCATGCGCCAGCCCCAGCTTTCGGTGATGTCCATACGCCGTTGCGGCGGTGCGATCAATGCCATGCCCACCAGACGGTCATCAATCAGCAGGCCGATACCCGGCAGGTCTTCAGAAAAGTGCTGCTGCACCAGCTCACGCACTGTGGCGCGCACGCGCTGGTCGTAACCTGGCCGCTCGGCTTCAAACAGGTAGGCAAAGGTCGGGTCATGACGATAGGCGTGATACAGCAGAGAGCGCGCTTCACGGGCATAACCGCCATCAAGCATACGAACTTCAGCGGGGCTGTTGGGCATAGGGCTGACCTCTGTTTTTATTGGTTTATCGAGCCTTGCGCCACGTTAGCACCGCCGCCCGGTAGCCGCCACAGGCTGGTCGGCGCGCGGTCTAATCGGCTAGCATCACGGGCTATCCAACGCCTCAGTCAGGACTGCCGCCCATGAAGATCGTTTCCTTCAATATCAATGGCCTGCGTGCACGCCCACACCAATTGGCAGCGCTGATCGATAAGCACCAACCCGATGTCATCGGCCTGCAAGAAACCAAAGTCTCAGACGAGCAGTTCCCCGAAGCGGAAATCCGTAAGCTCGGTTACCACGTGTATTACCACGGCCAGAAAGGCCATTACGGCGTCGCCCTGCTCTCGCGCCAGGAGCCGCTAAGCCTGCACAAAGGCTTCCCCGGTGATGCCGAGGACGCCCAACGGCGCTTTATTTACGGCACCTTCGCCGATGCCCAGGGCAACCCAGTCACGGTGATGAATGGCTACTTCCCCCAGGGTGAAAGCCGCGACCATCCGACCAAGTTCCCGGCCAAGCAGCGCTTTTACGCCGACTTGCAGCAATTGCTGCTAAGCCAGTTCAGCCCCGAACAAGCGCTGGTGGTGATGGGTGATATCAACATCTCAACCGAGGACATTGATATTGGCATCGGTGAACCGAACCGCCTGCGCTGGCTAAAAACCGGTAAGTGCAGCTTCCTGCCGGAAGAGCGTGAGTGGCTAGCCACTCTGAAAAGCTGGGGCCTGGTCGACAGCTTTCGCCAGCTCTATCCGCAGGTGAATGACCGTTTCAGTTGGTTTGATTACCGCAGCCGTGGCTTCGAGGATGAACCGAAACGCGGGCTGCGTATTGACGTGATCCTCACGTCACAAGCGCTGCAGGCCCGTATCAAAGAGGCGGGGGTCGATTACGATTTGCGCGGCATGGAAAAACCCTCGGATCATGCGCCTATTTGGCTTCAGCTTGGCCAGTAAGCCCGGAATAGAAACCTCATCCGTATAAGTGACTGTCATATTGCAGTCACTTTTTTGTCTTATCGTCGCGGCACTTTCACTCACCCATACAAGGTGTTTGCCGCATGCTGCGCGCCCGCTCTGCTTCTGATCGTGAAACCTGGACCCGTGCCTTTAGCTTCCTGCTGCTGGGTTCTATTTGCTATGCCTTGCCCTGGTCTGTGTTCGCTGCGCTGCCCATCCCTTATGACGACAGCAGCGTGTTGCGTATTCAGGGCTCCAATACCATCGGTGCGCGGCTAGGTCCGGCCTTGGTCAAGGGCTTGTTGGAAGAACAAGGCCTGAGTGCGATTCGTATTGAAGCCGGCGCAGCCGAAAACGAGCAGAGGATCATTGGTAAGAGCGCCGATGGTCGTACGGTGAGCATTGAGGTAGCCGCCCACGGTTCGGGCACCGGCTTTACTGCACTGGCCGATGGCAGCGCCGAATTGGCCGCTTCGTCACGACCGATCAAAGACAGCGAAGCCGCCAGCCTGCAAGCGCTGGGTGATCTTAAAAGCGCCAGCGCCGAGCAGATTATCGCCCTCGATGGTCTGGCTATCATCCTGCACCCAGGCAACCCCCTCTCCGCGTTAAGCACCGTGCAACTGGCGCAAATATTTGCGGGCGAAATTACCGACTGGGCACAGCTTGGTGCACCAGCCGGCGCCATCACCTTGTACGCACGTGATGACAAATCCGGCACCTACGACACCTTTAAGGAGCTGGTGCTCAGTGCCAACGGCAAAGCTCTGGCCCCTGGCGCCAAGCGTTTTGAGTCCAGCGAAAAACTTTCCGACTTGGTCAGTCAGGACCCTAACGGCATCGGCTTTATCGGTCTGCCCTATATTCGCCAGGCCAAAGCCGTGGCAATTGCCGCCGGCGAGTCGCAGCCCATGCTGCCAAGCCTGACCCTGATCGCCACCGAAGACTATCCGCTGTCACGCCGACTGTTTTTGTACAACCAACCGGACTTGAATAATCCGTGGGCCCGCGCCCTGGTGAAGTTCGCCCACAGCCCGCGTGGCCAGGCGATTGTCGACCAGAACGGTTTTATCGCGCAGACCGTGCAGGCGGTAACAATCGCGCAGAATCCGGACATGCCGCCGCGTTACCAAGCTCTCGCCAAGGCTGCACAACGCCTGTCGGTGAATTTTCGCTTCCAGGAAGGCAGTGCCAACCTTGATAACAAAGCCTTGCGCGACATCAAACGACTGATGAGTTACCTGAATGCCCAGGATAAGTTGCGCAATAAGGTGGTGCTGGTCGGCTTTGGCGACGCCAAGACCGATCCAGCCCGTGCCGAACTGCTGTCCAAGCTACGCGCCATGGCCGTGCGCCGTGAGCTAAGCAAGCAAGGCGTGATCTTCCGCGAGATCATCGGCCTTGGCGACGAACTGCCGGTGGCCACCAACAGCGCCGATGACGGGCGGATCAAGAACCGCCGAGTGGAAGTCTGGGTGTACTGATGACGTAGCGCCAGAATGCACAAGGCCCGCTATCGCGGGCCTTGTGCTGTAGTAAGCCGGCGCTTTAGCGGCTGGCGTTCATCACTTCTTTCGAGACGTACTTACCGATCTCGAACTTGCCGATGGCCGCGCGGTGTACTTCGTCCGGGCCGTCGGCCAAGCGCAAGGTGCGCTGCATGGCGTACCAGTAGGCCAGCGGGAAGTCGTTAGAGACCCCAGCACCACCGTGAATCTGGATAGCCCGGTCGATCACCTTGAGTGCCACGTTCGGTGCGACCACCTTGATCTGGGCGATTTCACTGGCAGCGACTTTGTTGCCGACGGTGTCCATCATATAGGCCGCGTTGAGGGTCAACAGGCGCGCCATGTTGATCTCCATACGCGAGTCGGCGATCAGGTCGATATTGCCACCCAGACGCGCCAGCGGCTTGCCGAAGGCAGTGCGGTTGATCGAGCGTTCGCACATCAGTTTCAACGCGCGCTCAGCCATGCCAATGGAGCGCATGCAGTGATGAATTCGGCCTGGGCCAAGGCGGCCCTGAGCGATCTCGAAGCCACGGCCCTCACCCAGTAACACGCTGTCGTAAGGCACTCGCACGTTCTCGAACAGCACTTCGGCATGGCCATGCGGTGCGTCGTCGTAACCGAATACGGGCAACGGACGCAGTACTTTCACCCCAGGCGTGTCCATTGGCACCAGAATCATCGAATGCTGGGCATGGCGTGGTGCATCGGGGTTGGTCAGGCCCATAAAGATCATGATCTTGCAGCGTGGATCGCACGCGCCGGAAGTCCACCACTTACGGCCGTTGATCACCCACTCATCACCCTCGCGCACGGCGCTGGCTTCCATATTGGTGGCATCGGAGGACGCAACGCCCGGCTCAGTCATGGCAAAAGCCGAACGAATGGTGCCGTCCAGCAACGGCTTGAGCCATTTCTCTTTCTGCGCCTCATTGGCATAACGCACCAGCACTTCCATATTGCCGGTGTCGGGCGCTGCGCAATTGAACGGCTCTGGGCCGATCAGCGAGCTGCCCATGATTTCGGCCAGCGGCGCGTACTCGCTGTTGGTCAAACCAGCACCCAGCTCGGAATCTGGCAGAAACAGGTTCCACAGACCTTCGGCTTTAGCCTTGGCTTTCAGCTCTTCCATGACCGCAGTCGGCTGCCAACGGTCGCCTTGGTTGACCTGCTGTTCAAACACAGCTTCCGCTGGGTAGACATGGGTTTCCATAAACGCAGTGACGCGTTCACGCAGTTGCTGAACCTTGGGGGAGTAGGCGAAATCCATGGATGGCTACCTTCTGACGCTGATTTTTAGGGAATTCGGTGAGGTGCAAATGATGCTAGAGCAGGGATTAAGATTTATCTAATCTATTCTCACCGTGTATAAACATTCATCACCGATATATGATTCACTAATACCGACAACCTGCGGAGCGAGCGTGTAATGAATCTCAACAAGGTCGATCTCAACCTGTTTGTCGTCTTCGATGCCATCTACACTGAAGCTAATCTGACCCGCGCAGGGCAGATCGTCGGCATTACCCAGCCCGCAGTGTCTAACGCCCTCGCGCGCCTGCGCGAAACCTTTAATGACCCGCTGTTCGTGCGTACCGCTCAAGGCATGGTGCCCACACCGATGGCGCAGAACATCATCAGCCCGGTACGCAATGCCCTGCAGCAGCTGCGCATCTCGGTGCAGGAAAGCCGCATCTTCAACCCTGCCCAAGCCAACAAAACCTTTCGCATCAGCATGACTGACCTCACCGAGGCCATCGTTTTGCCGCCACTGTTTCAACGTCTGCGCCGCATGGCGCCGAACGTGAATATTGAAAGCATGTTGGCGCGCCGCCGTGAAACCACCAAGGAACTGGCCGCCGGTCGATTGGATTTTGCCGTGGATGCACCGCTCAACACCGATCCGCAGGTGCGCCACGTTAAGCTGATGGAAGATCGCTACGTCTGCGCCATGCGCCGTGGTCACCCCATGGCCAAGGACAAACTTAGCCTGGACGAATACATGGGCCTGACCCATATCCATATTTCCAGCCGTCGTAGCGGCTTAGGTCATGTCGACCTGGCACTGGGTCGCATGGGTATTCAGCGCAAGATCGCCCTGCGCTCGCAGCATTACTTGATGGCCACCACCGTGCTGCAAGGCACCGACATGGCCATGACCGTGCCTGAGCGCTTTGCCCGGCGTAACGACCTGCATTATGTGGAGCTGCCGATTAAGGACATGACACCGCTGGAAACCCATCTGTACTGGCACGAAAGCACCGACCAAGACCCGGCCAACCGTTGGATGCGCGAGCAGATCATCGAAATATCTCAGCAAGCCACGGCTCAGGAAAAGAAAGCCTAACGGCGAATGCGCCACGCTATTTGTGAGCAAGTAAATCGCCTGCTAGAGGCCAGCACTATGCTTCAATGACCTGGACGGCCCTGCCTTTGAAACCGCTGGCGATGAGCTCAGGTGCCGCACGAGGAACACAGCATGAATTCAATCCGGATTATCTCCATCGCCCTGATCGTGGCAGGCCTATTAGGGCTGCTGTATGGCGGCTTCAGTTACACCAAGGACACCACCGCAGTGAAGCTCGGCCCGATCGAACTCTCGGTGCAGGAGAAGGAAAGAGTCAACGTGCCAGTTTGGGCGGGTATCGGCGCCATACTCGCCGGCGGTTTGCTGTTCGGCTTTGCCGGCAGAAAGCCTTAGGCCTTCCGTTTACCCCAAGCGCTTAGCTCGGGACCGATCAGGGACGATTGTTTGCCACTTAAACTGCTATTTATCTGCGCCAAGAACCGCCTGCGCAGCCCGACCGCCGAACAGTTGTTCGCTGACTGGCCTGGCGTGGAAACCGCATCGTCCGGCGTCAATCACGACGCTGACACGCCGGTCTGCCCAGAGCTATTGGCCTGGGCGGACCTGATTCTGGTGATGCAACGGATTCATCGCAGCAAACTCACCCGCAAGTTCAAAGCTCAGTTGGGTAGCAAGCGCATCGTCTGCCTGGATATCGCCGACGATTACGCGTTTATGGATCCGGCGCTGATTGACCTGCTAAACACACGGGTACTGCGCTATTTGCCTATACAACAGCCCGCCAGCTAACCGCTTATCCCTGGTCAGCCAGCTTTCGCTTGTATTCTCGGCTCAACACTTCATGGCGTGTTGAGCTAAAAGCGCTAAGCAACTGTTTTTAAAGTGATCATGCCCCGCTAGAAATCCCCCTCACTCGGTGCTTAATTAAGTGAGTTGACTAAATGGGCTCGCAGCTTTACGTTAACGTAAAGGTAAGCAAGAGCGTTGCGCATGTCTGTCATCACCTACTCCATTTCTGAACTGGCCCGCGAGTTGGATATCACCACTCGCGCCATCCGCTTCTATGAAGAACAACAGATGCTCAGCCCTGAGCGGCGTGGCCTTGAGCGTATTTACACCGCCAAGGACAAGGTCACCCTCAAGCTGATCCTGCGCGGCAAGCGCATCGGTTTCTCCCTAGCCGAATGCAAAGAGCTGATTGAGCTGTACGACCCCGTGCACGGCAATCACAAGCAGCTACACACCTTTATGAGCAAGATCGCCGAGCGTCGTGCGCAATTGCAGCAGCAGCTTCTGGACATCGAACAGATGCAGCTTGAGCTCGATACCGCCGAGGAGCGCTGCCTCGCAGCCTTATCCGAAACCGATAAAAAACAAGTGTTTACCTCTTAAACCTAAGAACAATTAATACAGGTGGAACCATGAGCTATCCGTCCCTCAACTTCGGCCTCGGCGAGACCATCGACATGCTGCGTGACGCGGTGCGTCAGTTCGCCCAAGGCGAACTGGCTCCACGTGCCGCGCAGATCGACCGCGACAACGAGTTCCCCATGGACATGTGGCGCAAGTTCGGCGACATGGGCCTGCTCGGCATGACCGTCGCCGAAGAATACGGCGGCACCAACATGGGCTACCTGGCCCACGTGGTGGCCATGGAAGAGATCAGCCGCGCCTCGGCCTCGGTCGGTCTGTCCTACGGTGCTCACTCCAACCTGTGTCTGAACCAGATCCACAAGAACGGCACACCTGAGCAAAAAGCCAAGTACCTGCCCAAGCTCTGCTCCGGCGAGCACATTGGTGCCCTGGCGATGAGTGAGCCTAATGCTGGCTCCGACGTGGTGTCGATGAAACTGCGCGCTGACCGCAAAGGCGATCACTACGTGCTTAACGGCAACAAGATGTGGATCACCAACGGTCCGGATGCCCACACCTACGTGATCTACGCCAAGACTGACGTCGCCGCCGGTTCCAAAGGCATGACCGCCTTTATCGTCGAACGCGACGCCAAAGGTTTCTCCCGCCACCAGAAGCTTGACAAGCTGGGCATGCGCGGCTCCAACACCTGCGAACTGGTGTTTCAGGATTGTGAGGTGCCGGCGGAAAATATCCTCGGAGCCGAAGGCCGTGGCGTGGCCGTGCTGATGAGCGGCCTGGATTTTGAGCGCACCGTGCTCTCCGGCGGCCCGACCGGGATCATGCAGGCCTGTATGGATGTGGTCGTGCCCTACGTGCACGAGCGCCGCCAGTTCGGCCAGTCGATCGGCGAGTTCCAGCTGATCCAAGGCAAGCTGGCCGACATGTACGCCGGGATGAACGCGTCCAAGTCCTACCTGTACAACGTGGCCAAGGCCTGCGATCGCGGCGAAGAATCGCGCAAAGACGCCGCTGCGGTGATCCTCTACACCGCCGAAATGGCCACCAAAATGGCCCTAGATACCATCCAGATCCTCGGTGGTAACGGCTATACCAACGAATACCCGGCGGGCCGCCTGCTGCGTGACGCCAAGCTGTATGAGATTGGCGCTGGCACCAGCGAAATTCGCCGCATGCTGATCGGTCGCGAGCTGTTCAACGAAACCAAATAGCACTAACTCGTAGGGTGGAAAACCGCGAAGCGTTTTCCACCAGAGCCGGTGGATGGACAAAGCGCCATCCACCCTACGGACTGAACCGGAGCCAACTCAATGGCCATCCTGCACACCCAGATTAATACCCGTTCGCCGGAGTTCGCTGCCAACACCGCCGCGATGCTCACCCAGGTGAACGACTTGCGCGCCCTGCTCGCCCGCGTTCACGAAGGCGGCGGGGCCAAGGCCCAGGAACGCCACACCTCACGCGGCAAGTTGCTGCCCCGCGAGCGTATCAACCGCCTGCTCGATGCCGGCTCGCCCTTCCTCGAAATCGGCCAGTTAGCCGCCTACGAGGTGTATGGCGAAGACGTACCAGCAGCCGGCGTGGTGGCGGGCATTGGCCGGGTTGAAGGCGTCGAATGCATGATCGTGGCCAACGACGCCACGGTAAAAGGCGGCAGCTACTACCCGCTGACGGTGAAAAAGCACCTGCGTGCGCAAACCATCGCTCAGCAGAATCGCCTGCCGTGCATCTACCTGGTCGACTCCGGCGGCGCCAACCTGCCGCGCCAAGATGAAGTATTCCCGGATCGCGAACACTTCGGTCGCATCTTCTTCAATCAGGCCAACATGAGCGCCATGGGCATTCCGCAAATCGCCGTGGTCATGGGCTCTTGCACCGCGGGCGGCGCTTACGTGCCGGCCATGGCTGATGAAGCGATCATGGTGCGCAACCAGGCCACCATCTTCCTCGCCGGCCCGCCGCTGGTAAAAGCGGCGACTGGCGAAGTGGTCAGCGCCGAAGACCTCGGCGGCGCCGATGTGCACTGTAAAACCTCAGGCGTGGCCGACCATTACGCCGACAACGATGAACACGCCCTGGCATTGGCGCGGCGCAGCATCAGCAATTTGAACTGGTGCAAGCTCGGCGTACTCAACAAGCGCGCGCCGATCAACCCGCTGTACAACGGTGACGAGCTGTACGGAGTGATCCCGGCCGACGCCAAGCAGCCGTTCGATGTGCGTGAAGTAATCGCCCGCACCGTTGACGGTAGCGTGTTCGATGAATTCAAAGCGCTGTTTGGCGCAACCCTGGTCTGCGGTTTTGCACATATCCACGGCTATCCGGTGGCGATCCTCGCCAATAACGGGATTTTGTTCGCTGAATCGGCACAAAAAGGCGCGCACTTCATCGAGCTGGCCTGCCAGCGCGGCATTCCACTGCTGTTTCTACAGAACATCACCGGCTTTATGGTCGGGCAGAAGTACGAAGCCGGCGGCATCGCCAAGCACGGCGCCAAGCTGGTCAACGCCGTGGCCTGCGCCAAGGTGCCGAAGTTCACCGTGATCATCGGTGGCAGCTTCGGCGCCGGTAACTACGGCATGTGCGGCCGCGCCTTTGAGCCACGCTTTCTGTGGATGTGGCCGAATGCGCGCATCGGCGTGATGGGCGCCGAACAGGCTGCCGGCGTGCTGGTGCAGGTTAAGCACGAGCAAGCCGCCCGCGCCGGGCATGAGTTCTCCGCAGAGGATGAGGCCAAGCTCAAGCAGCCGATCCTCGAGCAGTACGAGCGCCAGGGCCACCCCTACTACTCCAGCGCCCGACTGTGGGACGACGGCGTGATCGACCCGGCGCAAACTCGCGATGTACTGGGCCTGGCGCTGTCCGCCAGCCTCAACGCGCCAATCGAGCCGACCACCTTTGGTGTGTTCCGCATGTGACCTGCCTATGTGGGAGGGACTTTAGTCGCGACAAGTTGAAAAGAATCGCGGCTAAAGCCCCTCCCACAAGAATTGGATAATCTTTTGAGTCAGAACTCCATGACCGATTTCACCACCATCCAGCTCGAAACAGACCCACGCGGCTTCGCCACGCTATGGCTCAATCGCGCCGACAAGAACAACGCCTTTAACGCCGAGATGATTCGCGAACTGATCCTCGCCCTCGATGCGGTGATGGCCAACAAGTCCCTGCGCTTTCTGCTGCTGCGTGGCCGCGGCAAGCACTTCTCCGCTGGCGCTGATTTAGCCTGGATGCAACACGCCGCTACACTCGACTACACCGCCAATCTGGCTGACTCGCGCGAGCTGGCCGAGCTGATGCACAACCTTTACCAGTTGAAGATCCCGACCCTGGCCGTGGTCCAAGGTGCGGCCTTCGGCGGCGCGCTGGGCTTGATCAGCTGCTGCGATATGGCCATTGGCGCCAGCGATGCGCAGCTGTGCCTGTCGGAAGTGCGCATCGGTCTAGCGCCCGCTGTAATCAGCCCCTTCGTCGTGCAAGCGATTGGCGAGCGCGCGGCGCGGCGATACGCGCTAACAGCCGAGCGTTTTAGCGGTGAACGCGCGCAAGAGCTGGGCCTGTTTGCCGAAAGCTACCCGCCTACCGAACTCGACACCCAGGTAGAAAACTGGGTCGCCACCCTGCTGCTCAATAGCCCGCAGGCCATGCTGGCCAGTAAAGACCTGCTGCGTGAAGTCGGCAGTGGCGTACTGACCCCGGCCCTGCGCCGCTATACCGAAAACGCCATTGCCCGTATCCGCGTCAGTGCGGAAGGTCAGGAAGGTCTGCGCGCTTTCCTGGATAAACGCAAACCGAGCTGGCAGGAGTAATGACCATGATCATCGTCCTTGACGCAGTGGTTATTTTCGCCCTGCGCGGCCAGCTGCTCGATAAACCTAAGCCCGCCTGGCAGGAGCCATCCGCATGAGCCTCAAGCCTATCGACACATTGCTGGTAGCCAACCGTGGCGAAATCGCCTGCCGGGTGATGCACACGGCCAAAGCCATGGGCATTCGTACGGTGGCGGTACACAGCGCCATCGATGCAAACGCGCGCCATGTGCGCGAAGCCGATGTGGCAGTAAACCTCGGCGGGGCCAAGCCGGCAGACAGTTACCTGCTGGTGGATAAGCTGATCGCCGCCGCCCAGGCCAGCGGCGCCCAAGCGATTCACCCTGGCTATGGCTTTCTTTCGGAAAACGCCGGCTTTGCCCGCGCCATTGAAGCCGCTGGGCTGATCTTTCTCGGCCCGCCTGCCTCAGCCATCGATGCCATGGGCAGCAAATCCGCCGCCAAAGCCTTGATGGACGCCGCCGGCGTACCGCTGGTGCCGGGTTATCACGGCGAAGCGCAGGATGCGCAAACCTTCTGCGACGCGTCTGCGCGTATCGGCTATCCCGTACTGCTCAAAGCCACGGCAGGTGGCGGCGGCAAGGGCATGAAGGTGGTTGAACGCGAAAGCGAACTGGCCGAAGCGCTGGCCTCGGCCCAGCGCGAAGCGCAGTCGTCGTTTGGCGACTCGCGCATGCTGGTAGAGAAATACGTGCTCAAGCCACGCCATGTGGAAATCCAGGTATTCGCCGACAGCCACGGTAACTGCCTGTACCTGAATGAGCGCGACTGTTCGATCCAACGCCGTCACCAAAAAGTGGTCGAAGAAGCACCCGCACCGGGGCTTACGCCTGAGCTGCGCCGCGCCATGGGCGAAGCCGCGGTAAAAGCCGCGCAAGCCATCGGCTATGTCGGCGCTGGCACCGTGGAGTTCCTGCTGGATGAGCGCGGCGACTTCTTCTTTATGGAGATGAACACCCGCCTGCAAGTCGAGCACCCGGTCACCGAACTGATCACCGGCCTTGACCTCGTCGCTTGGCAGATCCGCGTAGCCCGTGGCGAAGCACTGCCGATCAGCCAAGAGCAAGTACCACTGATAGGCCACGCCATCGAAGTGCGCCTGTACGCCGAAGACCCGGACAACGACTTTCTCCCGGCTACCGGCACCCTGGCGCTGTACCGCGAAGCAGCAGCGGGCCCAGGCCGGCGCGTCGACAGCGGCGTCAGTGAAGGCGATGAAGTCTCGCCGTTCTACGACCCTATGCTCGGCAAGCTGATCGCCTGGGGCGAAAACCGCGAAGAGGCACGCCTGCGCCTGCTGGCCATGCTCAAGGAAACCTGCGTGGGCGGCGTGCGCACCAACCTGACATTCCTCACCCGCGTACTGGCCCACCCGGCCTTTGCCGCAGCGGAACTGGACACCGGCTTTATCCCGCGCCATGAAGCACAACTGCTGCCACCAGTGAGCGAACTGCCTGCCGAGTTCTGGCAGTTAGCCGCCGATGCCTTCGTGCAGAGCGAGGCGCCGCAGCAGCGCCATGACGACTACCACTCTCCGTGGGCCAGTAACAACGGCTTGCGCCTGGGTTTACCGGCAGAAACCGACCTGCATCTAAGCTGCCAAGGCGAACGGCAGGTGGTGCGCCTGCGTCACGCGGCCGCCGCAACGGTGCAGTTGCACGGCGAAACGCTGTCGGTGACCTGTGATGGTTTGCGCCAGCAGCATCAGGCGATCCGTCGTGGGAATACGTTGTATCTGCACTACGCCGGCGAACTGCGCAGCATTCAGCGTTTCGATCCCATCGCCGAAGTCGAAGCCAGCCACAGCCAGCACGGCGGCCTTACCGCCCCCATGAACGGCAGCATCGTGCGGGTACTGGTCGAAACCGGTCAGCAGGTCGAAGCCGGCACCGCACTGGTGGTGCTGGAAGCAATGAAGATGGAGCACAGCATCCGCGCCGCCCATGCCGGAACGATCAAGGCGCTGTATTGCAACGAAGGCGAGATGGTCAGCGAAGGCGCGGTGCTGGTCGAACTCGACGAAGCAAACACATCGGATGACGCTGTTTAAAGGATGATCCGTGGGAGGGGCTTTAGCCGCGAGCGGTATATCGCATGTCGCGGCTAAAGCCCCTCCCACAGCCCAGTGACACCAGATCAAACCATTGCAACGTAGGATGGGTTGAGCGCAACGATACCCATCAATAGGCACAACGAGGCAGCCATGAACCTACCCAAACAAGTGCGCCTGGTCGAAGTCGGCCCGCGCGACGGTTTGCAGAACGAGAAACAACCGATCAGCGTCGCCGACAAAGTGCGCTTGGTCGATGACCTGTCCGCCGCTGGGCTGGGTTATATCGAAGTCGGTAGCTTCGTCTCGCCCAAGTGGGTGCCGCAGATGGCCGGCAGCGCCGAAGTGTTTGCGCAGATCCAACAGCAACCCGGCATTACCTACGCAGCCCTCGCCCCCAATCTGCGAGGCTTTGAGGCCGCGCTTGAGGCCGGGGTAAAAGAAGTCGCCGTATTTGCTGCTGCTTCTGAGGCCTTCTCGCAAAAGAACATCAACTGCTCAATCGCCGAAAGCCTTGAACGTTTTGTGCCGCTAATGGACGCGGCCAAGCAGCACGGTGTGCGCGTGCGTGGCTATGTCTCTTGCGTACTGAGTTGCCCCTATGACGGCAGCGTGCCGCCCGAGCAGGTCGCCAGCGTAGCTCGCGAGCTGTACAAGATGGGTTGCTACGAAGTCTCGCTGGGCGACACCATCGGTGCCGGCACCGCAGGTGCAACCCGTCACCTATTTAACGTGGTTGGCCGTGAAGTACCACGCAACTTGCTGGCCGGGCATTTCCACGACACCTACGGCCAGGCCCTGACCAATATTTACGCCAGCCTGCAGGAAGGCATCAACGTATTCGACAGTTCGGTCGCCGGTTTGGGCGGTTGCCCTTACGCCAAAGGCGCAACTGGTAACGTCGCCACTGAAGATGTGTTGTATCTGCTCAATGGCTTGGGCATCGCCACTGGCATTGATATGGACAAGCTGATCGACGCTGGCCAGCGTATTTGCACGGTGCTGGACAAAGCCAACGGCTCGCGAGTGGCACGGGCCAAACTGGCCAGCCAATAACAAGCCCACAGCGGCATGGGCGGTGTCAGGCTTTCTTTACATACTGTAAAGCCCCGCCTTCAAGCACGCTGCCGATTGCCCGAGAGCGGTGCGCGCCGGCTACAGCAGCGCGGCAGGTGTGCCAGCAAAGCCACCGCCGAGGCCCATTCACGCATCCGGCGACCCGCTAGGCTTGCAGCAATAAGCCGGCTTATCGCGCCGGCATAACAAGAACTGAGGAAGCATGATGCAACAGCCCCTATGGACGCCTTCTGCCGAACGTATTGCAGCGACGCGGATGGATGCCTTCCGGCGTTTCGTCAATCAGCGCCACAATCTGCAACTGGCCGATTACCCAGCCCTGCACGCCTGGAGTGTGGATCAGCGCGAGGTGTTCTGGCAGGCCATCGTCGAGTTCTTCGAGGTTCGCTTCAGCGGCAAAGCCG encodes the following:
- a CDS encoding hydroxymethylglutaryl-CoA lyase, which codes for MNLPKQVRLVEVGPRDGLQNEKQPISVADKVRLVDDLSAAGLGYIEVGSFVSPKWVPQMAGSAEVFAQIQQQPGITYAALAPNLRGFEAALEAGVKEVAVFAAASEAFSQKNINCSIAESLERFVPLMDAAKQHGVRVRGYVSCVLSCPYDGSVPPEQVASVARELYKMGCYEVSLGDTIGAGTAGATRHLFNVVGREVPRNLLAGHFHDTYGQALTNIYASLQEGINVFDSSVAGLGGCPYAKGATGNVATEDVLYLLNGLGIATGIDMDKLIDAGQRICTVLDKANGSRVARAKLASQ